The following proteins come from a genomic window of Aquimarina sp. MAR_2010_214:
- a CDS encoding S9 family peptidase, protein MKTKFIYSLLIFTMFFMACNTEKKTDLEPYQSIEAPVAKKVTEELKAHGDTRIDNYFWMRLSDKQKNAETPDTQTQDVLDYLNAENDYKDEAMKHTEGLQKKLYDEIVGRIKKDDSSVPYNDNGYSYYTRYEKGMDYALYCRKKLDDNDKEEIMLNGPELAKDHAYFAIGGRSVSPDNKLLAYSVDTVSRRRYIVYFKNLESGEMLSDELKNTGGGAVWANDNKTVFYASKDPMTLRQDKIYKHVLGTDQSKDELVFHEKDETFSCFVFKSRSDKYLMIGSSQTLSTEYRYLDANTPNDEWKIIQPRERDLEYGVDHYDDHFYIRTNLDAKNFRLVKTPITATTKENWVDVIPHREDILLQSFVLFKEHLVLQERVNGLRTIRVMKWNGDNDHYIEFNDPAYLSYPTTNLDFDTNILRYGYASLTTPNSTIDYNMDTKEQKVLKEEEVVDPNFSKDNYVSERLYATARDGVKIPVSLVYKKGLQKNANTPLLLYSYGSYGSSTEPFFSSTRLSLLDRGFVYAIAHIRGGQEMGRHWYEDGKLLKKKNTFTDFIDCGEFLVKENYTSAEHMYAMGGSAGGLLMGAILNMKPELWNGVVAAVPFVDVVSTMMDETIPLTTFEFDEWGNPKNKEYYEYMKSYSPYDNVEAKAYPNILITTGYWDSQVQYWEPAKWIAKLRDLKTDNNMLIMDCDMETGHGGASGRFQRYKRTALSYAFMMDLEDMKE, encoded by the coding sequence ATGAAAACTAAATTCATCTATTCACTTCTAATTTTTACGATGTTTTTTATGGCATGTAATACAGAAAAAAAAACTGATTTGGAACCTTATCAATCCATTGAAGCTCCTGTCGCCAAAAAAGTTACAGAAGAGTTAAAAGCACATGGAGATACACGTATCGATAATTATTTCTGGATGCGTCTAAGCGATAAGCAAAAAAACGCCGAAACACCCGATACTCAAACGCAAGATGTACTGGATTATCTTAATGCCGAAAACGATTACAAGGATGAGGCAATGAAACATACAGAAGGTTTGCAGAAAAAATTGTACGATGAGATTGTAGGACGTATTAAAAAAGATGATTCTTCTGTTCCTTATAATGACAATGGTTATTCATATTATACTCGTTATGAAAAGGGTATGGATTATGCTTTATATTGTCGAAAGAAATTAGATGACAATGATAAAGAAGAAATCATGCTTAACGGGCCAGAACTTGCAAAAGATCATGCTTATTTTGCTATAGGAGGTCGATCTGTAAGTCCGGATAATAAACTTTTAGCCTATAGTGTAGATACTGTTTCCCGACGTCGTTATATAGTTTATTTTAAAAATCTGGAGTCTGGAGAAATGCTATCAGATGAACTTAAAAATACAGGAGGAGGAGCCGTATGGGCAAATGATAACAAAACTGTTTTTTATGCATCTAAAGATCCAATGACACTTAGACAGGATAAGATATATAAGCATGTATTAGGAACAGATCAATCTAAGGATGAGTTAGTTTTTCATGAAAAAGATGAGACTTTTAGTTGTTTTGTATTTAAATCCAGATCAGATAAATACCTTATGATTGGTAGTAGTCAGACTTTATCGACAGAATATCGATATCTAGATGCCAATACTCCTAATGATGAATGGAAAATTATTCAACCAAGAGAAAGAGATTTAGAATATGGTGTTGATCATTATGATGATCATTTTTATATAAGAACCAATCTTGATGCTAAGAATTTTCGTTTAGTAAAAACGCCAATTACAGCTACAACAAAAGAAAACTGGGTAGATGTTATCCCACATCGCGAAGATATTCTACTACAGAGTTTTGTACTCTTTAAAGAACACTTGGTTTTACAAGAACGTGTTAATGGGTTACGTACTATTCGTGTAATGAAATGGAATGGTGATAATGATCATTATATAGAGTTTAATGATCCTGCATATTTATCGTATCCAACAACAAATTTGGATTTTGATACCAATATTTTAAGGTATGGGTATGCTTCTTTAACAACTCCTAATAGTACTATTGATTATAATATGGATACCAAAGAGCAAAAGGTACTAAAAGAAGAAGAAGTAGTGGATCCCAATTTTTCTAAAGATAATTACGTATCCGAACGTCTGTATGCAACAGCAAGAGATGGTGTGAAAATTCCTGTTTCTTTAGTATATAAAAAGGGGTTACAAAAGAATGCTAATACACCTTTGTTGCTCTACTCTTATGGTTCATATGGTAGTAGTACTGAGCCATTTTTTAGCTCAACAAGACTTAGTTTGTTAGATAGAGGATTTGTATATGCTATAGCACATATTAGAGGAGGACAAGAAATGGGAAGGCACTGGTATGAGGATGGAAAGCTACTTAAAAAGAAAAACACATTTACCGATTTTATTGATTGTGGAGAGTTTTTGGTTAAAGAAAATTATACAAGTGCAGAGCACATGTATGCAATGGGTGGTAGTGCCGGTGGTTTATTGATGGGAGCTATTTTGAATATGAAACCTGAACTATGGAATGGTGTTGTAGCTGCTGTACCTTTTGTTGATGTAGTTTCTACTATGATGGACGAAACTATACCACTAACTACTTTTGAGTTTGATGAATGGGGAAATCCTAAGAATAAAGAATATTATGAGTATATGAAATCATATTCTCCTTATGATAATGTTGAAGCAAAAGCATACCCAAACATACTAATTACAACAGGATATTGGGATAGCCAGGTACAATATTGGGAGCCGGCGAAATGGATAGCCAAATTGCGAGACCTAAAAACAGATAACAATATGCTAATCATGGATTGCGATATGGAAACAGGACATGGTGGAGCATCTGGACGTTTTCAACGTTATAAACGTACTGCTCTTTCCTATGCATTTATGATGGATCTTGAAGATATGAAAGAATAA
- a CDS encoding helix-turn-helix domain-containing protein: MNFYSQILFFFGALGVFNSFLVSIYFIIIKKPKDFSNILFGVFLLFLSERALRSLIYFFSDATPNSYSTFGPITFIFIGPFLFLYVLSILKLNTKSITYWKHHIAFWIVIAIGIHLIYPFRSDPIFWKRYILVSINIQWLCYTLVSGYYLAKRMKNISKKGEKLLPVNLWLVCLLLAVLILWLIFFFTKYSYFVIGSITFSVLFYSFFLYFLLNKKQKNQIFRDEKKYADKKIDNTKAKVLVGKLHLLMSGQKLYKNPNLKSSDIAKALHISTHQFSQLLNDNLGKSFPAFVNEYRIEEAKLIIRSNTKYTLDAIGNESGFNSKSTFYTVFKKLVGMTPAKYKEQF; the protein is encoded by the coding sequence ATGAACTTTTATTCTCAAATCTTATTTTTCTTTGGTGCACTAGGGGTTTTTAATAGCTTCCTGGTAAGTATATATTTTATAATTATTAAAAAACCTAAAGATTTTTCAAACATACTATTCGGAGTCTTTCTCTTGTTTCTAAGTGAGCGTGCATTACGATCTCTTATCTATTTTTTTAGTGATGCTACACCAAATTCGTATTCTACATTTGGCCCCATTACCTTTATTTTTATTGGTCCTTTTTTGTTTTTATATGTACTATCTATACTAAAATTAAATACTAAAAGCATTACCTATTGGAAACATCATATAGCATTTTGGATAGTCATAGCAATAGGTATACATCTTATATATCCTTTCAGAAGTGATCCTATATTTTGGAAAAGATATATTTTGGTTTCTATAAATATTCAATGGTTATGTTATACCCTGGTTTCGGGATATTATTTGGCAAAAAGAATGAAAAATATATCTAAAAAAGGAGAGAAACTCCTTCCTGTTAATTTGTGGTTAGTATGTTTACTTTTAGCTGTATTAATCCTATGGTTAATATTTTTCTTTACGAAATACTCTTATTTTGTAATAGGATCTATTACTTTTTCAGTATTGTTTTATTCATTCTTTCTGTATTTTCTTCTTAATAAGAAACAAAAAAATCAAATTTTCAGGGATGAAAAAAAGTATGCAGATAAAAAGATTGACAATACTAAGGCAAAAGTACTGGTAGGAAAATTACATCTTCTTATGAGTGGGCAAAAGTTGTATAAAAATCCAAATTTGAAATCTTCAGACATTGCAAAAGCACTTCATATATCTACACATCAATTTTCGCAATTGCTGAATGATAATTTAGGAAAAAGCTTTCCAGCATTTGTAAATGAATATAGAATTGAAGAAGCAAAACTAATAATTAGATCAAATACCAAATATACTTTGGATGCAATAGGCAATGAATCTGGATTTAATTCAAAATCAACATTTTACACAGTATTTAAAAAGCTTGTAGGTATGACTCCAGCAAAATATAAAGAACAATTTTAA
- a CDS encoding LytTR family DNA-binding domain-containing protein, whose product MYRCLIVDDEELARELIETHLKQLDDFELVASCNSAIEASKVLQQQSIDLLFLDIEMPVLNGTDFFKNLIVKPHVIFTTAYRDYALDGFELNAVDYLLKPITFSRFFMATEKFVTLQNTRSISTEVEKNNTTQKDDFIFIREDRKQVKVFYDDILYIESVKDYIKIHLSHKTRLIKYSLTAFEDRLDERFIRTHRSYIVNRDKITAYTKQDIEIDAIEIPIGENYKKNISDL is encoded by the coding sequence ATGTATAGATGTTTAATAGTAGATGATGAAGAATTAGCCAGAGAGCTGATAGAAACGCATTTGAAACAGTTAGATGATTTTGAGTTAGTGGCATCCTGTAATAGTGCTATAGAAGCTAGTAAAGTTTTACAACAACAATCAATTGATTTACTCTTTCTTGATATAGAAATGCCTGTATTAAATGGTACAGATTTTTTTAAAAACCTTATTGTTAAGCCTCATGTAATATTTACAACAGCATATAGAGATTATGCTCTTGATGGGTTTGAGTTGAATGCTGTTGATTATCTTTTAAAACCTATAACTTTTAGTAGGTTTTTTATGGCAACCGAAAAATTCGTTACATTACAAAATACGCGATCAATCTCAACCGAAGTTGAGAAGAATAACACTACCCAAAAGGATGATTTTATTTTTATACGCGAGGATCGAAAACAAGTAAAGGTCTTTTATGATGATATTCTATATATAGAAAGTGTAAAAGACTATATTAAGATTCATTTATCCCATAAAACCAGGCTAATAAAATATAGTTTAACAGCATTCGAAGATAGATTGGATGAACGGTTTATAAGAACACACCGTTCCTATATCGTAAATCGAGATAAAATTACAGCATATACAAAACAAGATATTGAAATTGATGCTATTGAAATTCCCATTGGGGAAAATTATAAAAAAAATATATCTGATTTGTAG
- a CDS encoding nuclear transport factor 2 family protein, whose amino-acid sequence MKHLLFITLLFCFFSALSQNKNDSIAHIKQQLLMRNYHNMNQNRVIDYDKSFVSDDKLFYESLTRIPEINYSFSEKEMIEKTLKKYITGSSYNDLEKLESAFATDATLYLTVRGTFKKLTPTDYFSFFKNKKKGVFSGRKGNILSIDIYHDIATAKVEIFIPDGNLKLMDLFLLKKLKGDWKIISKTATRL is encoded by the coding sequence ATGAAACATCTACTTTTTATTACACTTCTGTTTTGTTTTTTTTCTGCTTTATCACAAAACAAAAATGATAGTATAGCACATATAAAACAGCAATTGCTTATGAGGAATTATCATAATATGAATCAAAACAGAGTAATTGATTATGATAAAAGTTTTGTAAGTGATGATAAACTTTTTTATGAAAGTTTAACGAGAATTCCCGAAATAAACTATTCATTTTCTGAGAAGGAAATGATTGAAAAAACGCTTAAAAAATATATCACAGGGAGTTCTTATAATGATTTAGAAAAACTAGAAAGCGCCTTTGCAACTGATGCGACTTTATACCTTACAGTAAGAGGCACATTTAAAAAATTAACTCCGACAGATTATTTCAGTTTTTTTAAGAATAAGAAAAAAGGAGTCTTTAGTGGAAGGAAAGGAAACATTCTATCGATCGATATATACCATGATATAGCCACTGCCAAAGTCGAAATTTTTATTCCTGATGGAAATTTGAAGCTAATGGATCTTTTTTTACTAAAAAAGCTGAAAGGAGATTGGAAAATAATAAGTAAAACAGCAACAAGGCTATAG
- a CDS encoding DUF5916 domain-containing protein — MIRIFLITLCFLSVLDTQAQTKTIQFKDAKITIDGQLHETIWKELPEYTGFYNYMPTDEGLAENQTSVQLFHNGEYLYVSLIYNDTTSKTQVSSLKRDVPIGLSDGFAMVLDTQNQQQSAYYFSVNSYSTQIDGIVERVNEGYDFSTSWNTIWKAKAFINGKQKQYEIAIPLKALNFDTNNAVFGVQFYVRDIKKNSWTIFKNVKRNYRLFDLRFTEKMTVEALPNTSNSRFTTTPSITANYQNDVVENNTETTFKPSLDVQYNVTSSLRLDATINPDFSQIDIDQQVTNLTRFSVFFPERRNFFLENSDLFSNLGVDGVNPFYSRRIGANSDIQFGLKLSGNVSPKTRIGILNVQTDKENEIASENFGALVTEQQLSKNFTATGFFINRQQTDKFKFTNDYNRVTGVNVNYKSDNNKWLGLANFGKSFNDRISKDNSFYNAGIWFNKRGLEWNASIKNVGKNYITDVGFTPRLNNYDAINDIIVREGYTQTTVGLEYQKFYEKSKTLNSVRYLNYSNDTYLDEHGKLNQSSHFLNSAIFFKNLSALYYVFKYDYVDLRYGFDPLGNGNSLLPDEYRFGILKIGYNSANNQKLRYRFNVQKGNYYSGKRIAAGAYLNYQLLPFANLEVRYDINKIDLNLLGKETFHLTRFTGQIFFSNRLNWTTYVQYNTQQDNFNINSRLQWEYKPLSYIYLVVSDNYNKDITRTNWGVAFKMNYRFDF, encoded by the coding sequence ATGATAAGAATATTTCTGATAACCCTTTGTTTTTTATCTGTTCTGGATACTCAGGCACAAACGAAAACAATTCAATTTAAGGATGCTAAAATTACCATAGACGGACAGTTACATGAAACTATTTGGAAAGAACTTCCTGAATACACTGGGTTTTATAATTATATGCCAACAGATGAAGGTTTAGCCGAAAATCAAACATCAGTACAACTATTTCATAATGGAGAATATTTATATGTGAGTTTAATTTATAATGATACCACATCAAAAACACAAGTCAGTTCTTTAAAACGGGATGTTCCTATTGGGCTAAGTGATGGATTTGCCATGGTTTTAGACACACAAAATCAACAACAAAGCGCATATTATTTTTCGGTAAATAGCTATAGTACACAAATAGATGGTATTGTCGAACGTGTTAATGAAGGATATGATTTTAGTACAAGTTGGAATACAATATGGAAAGCTAAAGCATTTATTAATGGTAAGCAAAAACAGTACGAAATAGCTATTCCTTTAAAAGCATTAAATTTTGATACGAATAATGCTGTTTTTGGAGTTCAATTTTACGTTAGGGATATTAAAAAAAATTCCTGGACTATTTTTAAAAATGTAAAACGTAATTATCGTCTTTTTGACTTACGATTTACAGAAAAAATGACCGTTGAAGCTTTACCCAACACATCAAATTCGCGTTTTACGACAACACCATCTATTACCGCCAACTATCAGAACGATGTTGTAGAGAATAATACAGAAACTACATTTAAACCAAGTCTGGATGTGCAGTATAATGTTACCTCTTCTTTACGATTAGATGCAACAATAAATCCTGATTTTTCGCAGATAGATATTGATCAACAAGTAACAAACCTAACTCGCTTCTCGGTTTTTTTTCCCGAGAGACGTAATTTTTTTCTTGAAAACTCAGATCTATTTTCAAATCTAGGAGTTGATGGCGTAAATCCTTTTTACTCAAGACGTATTGGGGCAAATTCAGATATTCAATTTGGATTAAAATTATCAGGAAATGTATCTCCAAAAACTAGAATTGGAATTTTAAACGTACAAACTGATAAGGAAAATGAAATTGCATCAGAAAACTTTGGAGCTCTTGTTACCGAACAGCAGTTATCGAAAAACTTTACAGCAACCGGCTTTTTTATCAACCGACAACAAACAGATAAGTTTAAATTTACCAATGATTATAATAGAGTAACAGGGGTTAATGTGAATTATAAATCAGATAATAATAAATGGCTCGGTTTGGCAAATTTTGGAAAAAGCTTTAATGATAGAATTTCTAAAGACAATAGTTTTTATAATGCGGGAATTTGGTTTAATAAAAGAGGGCTAGAATGGAATGCTTCAATCAAAAATGTTGGTAAAAATTATATAACAGATGTTGGTTTCACACCAAGATTAAACAACTACGATGCCATTAATGATATTATTGTAAGAGAAGGTTATACTCAAACTACTGTAGGATTAGAATACCAGAAATTTTATGAAAAATCCAAAACATTAAACTCTGTTCGTTATTTAAATTATAGTAATGACACCTATCTAGATGAACATGGTAAGTTGAACCAGTCATCACATTTCTTAAACTCGGCTATATTTTTCAAAAACCTATCGGCTTTATATTATGTATTTAAATATGATTATGTTGATTTAAGATATGGTTTTGATCCATTAGGGAATGGTAATTCTTTACTCCCAGATGAGTATCGCTTTGGGATTTTAAAAATAGGATACAACTCTGCAAATAATCAAAAATTAAGGTATCGATTTAATGTTCAAAAAGGAAATTATTATAGCGGAAAAAGAATAGCTGCAGGAGCATATCTAAATTATCAGCTATTACCTTTTGCTAATTTAGAAGTAAGATATGATATTAATAAAATTGATTTGAATCTATTAGGAAAAGAAACTTTTCATTTAACTCGTTTTACAGGGCAAATTTTCTTTTCAAATCGTTTAAACTGGACAACCTATGTGCAGTACAATACACAGCAAGATAATTTTAATATCAATAGCAGACTACAATGGGAATACAAACCTTTATCATATATTTATTTGGTTGTTTCTGATAATTATAACAAAGATATTACCCGCACAAATTGGGGAGTTGCCTTTAAAATGAATTATCGTTTTGATTTTTAA
- a CDS encoding sensor histidine kinase codes for MKRLFSFSVFFSKSIKFLTPTALLLMFRFYKNQQNYLKLNEQKKIAELTALKNQLNPHFLFNTLNNLYALAIKKSDQTPEVIEKLSDILDYMLYRCNSKFVSIQKEIELIENYIALEKIRYGNRVRISFQNSSTEDSKIAPLLLLTFIENAFKHGVTQELKEAFISITISSDNNHIIFNIENSKSTIPVGNKNQQCIGLNNVQKQLDLLYGDDHSLDIKEESDKYCVRLILEAK; via the coding sequence TTGAAAAGGTTATTTAGTTTTTCAGTATTTTTCTCTAAAAGCATTAAGTTTTTAACACCTACTGCCCTACTCTTGATGTTTCGGTTTTATAAAAATCAACAGAATTATCTAAAACTTAACGAACAGAAAAAAATAGCCGAATTAACTGCATTGAAAAATCAATTAAATCCACACTTTCTATTTAATACACTTAATAATTTATATGCTTTGGCTATAAAAAAGTCAGACCAGACACCTGAAGTCATTGAAAAACTATCAGACATTTTAGATTATATGCTATATCGCTGTAATAGCAAATTTGTTTCTATCCAAAAAGAAATAGAGTTGATTGAGAATTATATTGCTTTAGAAAAAATACGCTACGGAAATAGAGTTCGTATTTCTTTTCAAAATAGTAGTACAGAGGACTCAAAAATAGCTCCGTTATTGTTATTGACTTTTATAGAAAATGCTTTTAAACATGGTGTAACTCAGGAACTAAAGGAAGCTTTTATTTCAATCACAATTAGTTCGGATAACAATCATATCATTTTCAACATAGAAAATTCTAAATCAACTATACCCGTTGGAAATAAAAATCAGCAGTGCATAGGACTAAATAATGTTCAAAAACAATTAGATTTACTATATGGAGATGATCATTCTTTGGATATTAAGGAAGAAAGTGATAAATATTGTGTTCGTTTAATTTTGGAAGCTAAATAA
- a CDS encoding patatin-like phospholipase family protein, with protein MNIQERIIKGFSTTSRLSIYSEENIKRTTRFFTTANEILEKSINDPQGKLKDKFTTNGLIKKELISEATINEVYAGESIERPVVDLVQQGGGMYGIALLGYTYIMEKVGIRFYSHGGTSAGAINALFLASIPNSIYTEDSKFQYGNKSHQATKSEILTHIIANTDFSKFMEKNGIIGWLQQKLLRNYKSIILKLFLSVFCIGFLVGIYGLFSIIFNITNGVSGTELRLFDFIIGTLNVVALLIFIYILLVKILDTDFGINTGEKFYSWAENLLSSIQIETNNDLTKKMNQVELTKTKSENTSRLRPIGDKPRLVLITSNLTHNRIVKFPERADDYWTTPGNIKPAAFLRATMSIPFIYKNFTPGTKHYKNEKNTGNSVKLNARFVDGGMLSNFPIREFHRKDNIVPRFPTFGVLLSERVVGNQKENKDSSWKTKKLENITLIGYITSFISTFRNFYDNDFLFNNKEIEKRVVTVDTKDHNWLDFWMDDTEKAKLFNKGVDAAIRQIEQFDWITYKDIREEKIKNLN; from the coding sequence ATGAATATTCAAGAACGAATTATTAAGGGCTTTTCTACTACATCTAGATTGTCTATATATAGTGAAGAAAATATAAAAAGAACAACTCGCTTTTTTACTACAGCAAATGAAATTTTAGAGAAATCAATAAATGACCCACAAGGTAAATTAAAAGACAAGTTTACTACTAACGGTCTTATAAAAAAGGAACTTATATCTGAAGCAACAATTAATGAAGTTTATGCAGGAGAATCTATAGAAAGACCAGTTGTTGATTTGGTTCAGCAAGGTGGGGGAATGTACGGAATTGCATTGTTAGGGTATACATATATTATGGAAAAGGTAGGTATTCGGTTTTATAGTCATGGAGGAACAAGTGCTGGAGCAATCAATGCGCTATTTCTGGCATCTATCCCTAACAGTATATATACTGAGGATTCAAAATTTCAGTATGGAAATAAATCACATCAAGCTACTAAATCTGAGATACTTACTCATATCATCGCAAATACAGATTTTAGCAAGTTCATGGAGAAAAATGGAATAATTGGGTGGTTACAGCAAAAATTACTTAGAAATTATAAATCAATCATTTTAAAACTTTTTCTAAGTGTTTTTTGTATAGGATTTCTTGTTGGCATATATGGGCTTTTTAGTATTATTTTTAATATTACTAATGGAGTTTCAGGAACAGAGCTTCGATTATTTGATTTTATAATAGGAACATTAAACGTAGTAGCACTTTTAATATTCATTTATATTCTTTTGGTAAAAATATTGGATACAGATTTTGGGATCAATACAGGAGAAAAATTTTATAGCTGGGCAGAAAATTTGCTGTCGTCTATACAAATAGAAACCAATAATGATCTTACAAAAAAGATGAATCAAGTAGAATTGACAAAAACCAAAAGTGAAAACACATCAAGATTAAGACCAATTGGTGACAAACCAAGACTAGTATTGATTACGTCTAATTTAACTCATAATCGTATTGTGAAATTTCCCGAGAGAGCAGATGATTATTGGACTACGCCAGGAAATATAAAACCAGCAGCATTTTTAAGAGCAACTATGTCGATTCCTTTTATTTACAAAAATTTCACCCCTGGTACAAAACATTATAAAAATGAAAAGAATACAGGGAATTCAGTAAAACTTAATGCAAGGTTTGTTGATGGTGGAATGCTCTCTAATTTTCCTATCCGCGAATTTCACAGAAAAGATAATATTGTGCCAAGATTTCCAACGTTTGGTGTTCTCCTCAGTGAAAGGGTAGTAGGTAATCAAAAAGAAAATAAAGACTCTTCGTGGAAAACAAAAAAACTAGAAAATATCACATTGATTGGATATATCACATCGTTCATAAGTACATTCAGAAATTTTTATGATAATGATTTCCTGTTTAATAATAAAGAAATTGAGAAAAGAGTAGTAACAGTAGATACAAAAGATCATAATTGGTTAGACTTTTGGATGGATGATACAGAAAAAGCTAAACTTTTTAATAAAGGTGTTGATGCTGCAATTCGACAAATTGAACAATTTGATTGGATAACTTATAAAGATATACGCGAAGAAAAAATTAAAAATTTGAATTAA
- a CDS encoding S41 family peptidase — protein sequence MKKQIKILFNVLICTCLLTSCISQEKSKTDAILNNDSTAAAKKSIVETISGISTTSIEEIIDYYYKLKKENPEAYNFDDENELNNYGYQLLDKGKIKDAIKIFELLVAEFPNSSNPYDSLGEAYYADGNKELAVQNYEKSLKLNPKNINAEDWINKIKYAAYDSTRFHKMYSIKQYKNDLDELGRRLTEVNPNAYKFITKDAFWKAIEVKKSLITERTTFSEFIWHCSEVIANISCSHTSMGYFNQERKMIPIELRFPIEVKLINDKLYVSDPLVNREIVTSKSEITSINGVEFETIKTEIFNHISSQGNIETYKKNFINSHSTSIIPYALGFPKSYVVTIKGKSKPVKLKTLTSYQNNFQKLPEYLCQERLCLKYSENNTSAIMTIRSFAYYGSKFPEFKAFIDTSFKELEQKKIKNLVIDVRGNGGGPSDAGVYLLRYLAQKPFVYFSNSQFNEKLKPVQPFENGFKNNLYFTIDGNGGSTTGHFMSLVKHLKLATLVGEELGSNQFCTGGQKRLRLPYTGIIYAVSRNTYVTTATSLPVDRGIMPDYTITQSIDDYLNKVDTVMEYTLRLIEKK from the coding sequence ATGAAAAAACAAATCAAAATTCTTTTTAATGTGCTTATATGCACATGCCTATTAACAAGCTGTATCTCACAAGAGAAAAGTAAAACAGATGCTATACTAAATAATGATTCTACTGCTGCAGCTAAAAAATCAATTGTAGAGACGATTTCTGGTATTTCTACCACAAGTATTGAAGAAATTATTGATTATTATTATAAGCTTAAAAAGGAAAACCCCGAAGCTTATAATTTTGATGATGAAAATGAGCTTAATAATTATGGTTATCAATTACTAGATAAGGGAAAAATAAAAGATGCCATTAAGATTTTTGAGCTATTGGTTGCAGAATTTCCAAATTCTTCAAATCCATATGACAGTCTAGGAGAAGCATATTATGCTGATGGAAATAAAGAGCTAGCAGTTCAAAACTATGAAAAATCCCTTAAGCTTAATCCTAAAAATATAAATGCCGAAGATTGGATTAATAAAATTAAATATGCAGCATATGATTCTACAAGATTTCATAAAATGTATTCAATAAAACAATATAAAAATGACTTAGACGAATTAGGTCGCCGATTAACAGAAGTTAACCCTAATGCCTATAAATTCATAACTAAAGATGCTTTTTGGAAAGCAATAGAGGTAAAAAAGAGTCTGATTACAGAACGTACAACTTTTAGTGAATTTATCTGGCACTGTAGTGAGGTTATAGCAAATATTAGTTGTAGCCATACATCAATGGGGTATTTTAATCAAGAAAGAAAGATGATCCCTATAGAGTTACGCTTTCCTATAGAAGTAAAATTGATTAATGATAAATTATACGTATCAGATCCATTAGTCAATAGAGAGATAGTAACGTCTAAAAGTGAAATTACTTCAATTAATGGAGTTGAATTTGAAACTATCAAAACCGAAATCTTTAACCATATCTCATCACAAGGTAATATCGAAACGTATAAAAAGAACTTCATTAATTCGCATTCTACATCGATTATTCCTTATGCATTAGGCTTTCCGAAGTCTTATGTAGTGACTATAAAAGGAAAATCTAAGCCTGTTAAATTGAAAACGTTGACTAGCTATCAAAATAATTTTCAAAAACTCCCAGAATATTTATGTCAGGAGCGATTATGTCTGAAATATTCAGAAAACAATACCTCTGCAATAATGACAATACGTTCTTTTGCATATTATGGAAGTAAATTTCCAGAATTTAAAGCATTTATAGATACTAGCTTTAAAGAACTGGAACAAAAAAAGATTAAAAACTTAGTAATTGACGTAAGAGGAAATGGTGGTGGGCCATCTGATGCAGGTGTTTATTTGCTCAGATATCTTGCTCAAAAACCATTTGTATACTTTTCGAACTCTCAGTTTAATGAAAAACTAAAGCCTGTTCAACCATTTGAAAATGGATTTAAAAACAATTTATATTTTACTATAGATGGAAATGGAGGTTCTACTACCGGGCATTTTATGTCGTTGGTAAAACACTTAAAGTTGGCGACATTGGTTGGAGAAGAATTGGGCTCAAATCAATTCTGCACAGGTGGGCAAAAAAGACTTAGATTACCATATACGGGTATTATTTATGCAGTGAGCAGAAACACCTATGTAACCACAGCAACTTCACTTCCTGTTGATCGTGGTATTATGCCAGATTATACTATTACACAATCTATTGATGATTACCTAAACAAGGTAGATACTGTAATGGAATATACTCTGAGGCTGATAGAAAAAAAGTGA